The Cystobacter fuscus DSM 2262 genome contains a region encoding:
- a CDS encoding response regulator transcription factor, producing MGERLLLIEDDPQLGTQISGCLERAGFEPTWWTVGRPLPPGEASTYRLVILDLMLPGTYGLDILRELREGASDVPVLILSARNDTADKVRALKLGADDYMTKPFWPEELVERVRARLRRPLLQRQSLVEAGSLQVDLDSREVRVLGKPVELTRVEFDLLAALARRRGASVTRQWLAEHVLDPEREGTERTLDVHVSRLRRKLGPGKHIETVWGIGYRLGEGDDA from the coding sequence ATGGGAGAACGACTCCTGCTCATCGAGGATGATCCCCAACTGGGCACACAGATCTCCGGCTGTCTGGAGCGCGCCGGCTTCGAGCCCACCTGGTGGACCGTGGGCCGCCCCCTGCCGCCCGGCGAGGCGTCCACGTATCGCCTCGTCATCCTGGACCTCATGCTGCCGGGCACCTACGGCCTGGACATCCTCCGGGAGCTGCGCGAGGGCGCCTCGGACGTGCCGGTGCTCATCCTCAGCGCGCGCAACGACACCGCGGACAAGGTGCGCGCCCTGAAGCTCGGCGCCGACGACTACATGACCAAGCCCTTCTGGCCCGAGGAGCTCGTGGAGCGCGTGCGCGCCCGGCTGCGCCGGCCCCTGCTCCAGCGCCAGAGCCTCGTGGAGGCCGGCTCGCTCCAGGTGGATCTCGACTCGCGCGAGGTCCGGGTGCTCGGCAAGCCCGTGGAGCTCACCCGCGTGGAGTTCGATCTGCTCGCCGCGCTGGCCCGGCGGCGCGGCGCCTCGGTGACGCGGCAGTGGCTCGCCGAGCACGTGTTGGACCCCGAGCGCGAGGGAACCGAGCGCACCCTGGACGTGCACGTGTCCCGGCTGCGGCGCAAGCTCGGCCCCGGCAAGCACATCGAGACGGTGTGGGGCATCGGCTACCGGCTCGGCGAGGGAGACGACGCGTGA
- a CDS encoding DUF4132 domain-containing protein: MLPPTPVPAPIPGAPSSEPEHTDLSRLSTVQLGEQLRGEAAVSRVAALTLLRRLEAVHAVLTGVEDAALAARTAGVPESREEAGAERERLRPLALEALTLHPELLAQTTSTYVRDGSPLAALPAESLPALVPAVRALLATTQALEPIRTVQTFLARAAPRQVVEAGLATDAPPRVRRAVLQALCGSRVDGAVEVLRQLCTRPELTALDRGLLLDRLEALGEDVSLLDRECTLPLKGWAELARVEGADVVPKDLRGLPLVTALAPLGDLPVRWLLTQARELGEARLPRPFRHLLERHLPPQALPSLGRHALESWLSVKGKTGAAWMLSLIAEYGGDEAVTTLCRQIDTWRRHQKPKANTAIRALGRMGTVFALSQLERIASAGGRYTESLVQNAREGLAEAAAVRGLTPEQLREELVPDLGLTLEGLVADLGPRRLRVKVRADLSLEVHHEGGRVTQSFPALRKDEDPVKHAEGKQRFDVLRKNLQPVLKAQLARLEEVLFVQDDYPRERWQRLFPRHPVLRLAIQPVLWSRLTPTGEVVGSFRVAEDGTLVDAQNAEVRLHPSERVGLWHPVLEDARTHALWGEHLADYRLVQPFRQLQREALRPTDAERGATAIIRFQGVSLWASRLRNTLERLGCRAPVGESGMLHEHARALPNHGVAFRVLHSPIQRRFELEERVELGQLEYTLEPQYRQRHGLAQEGQPTLGELPPVLCACLLEVMRSLALQADTP; this comes from the coding sequence ATGCTCCCCCCCACTCCCGTTCCTGCTCCCATCCCCGGCGCGCCTTCCTCCGAGCCCGAGCACACCGATCTCTCTCGGCTCTCCACGGTGCAACTGGGCGAGCAGCTGCGGGGGGAGGCGGCGGTTTCGCGTGTGGCGGCGCTCACCCTGCTCAGGCGGCTCGAGGCCGTCCACGCCGTCCTGACGGGTGTGGAGGACGCGGCGCTGGCCGCGCGCACGGCCGGGGTGCCGGAGTCCCGGGAGGAGGCGGGCGCGGAGCGTGAGCGCCTGCGCCCGCTGGCGCTGGAGGCGCTCACGCTCCACCCGGAGTTGCTCGCGCAGACGACCTCGACGTATGTCCGCGACGGCTCCCCGCTCGCCGCGCTGCCCGCGGAGTCCCTGCCGGCCCTGGTGCCGGCAGTCCGCGCGCTCCTCGCGACGACGCAGGCGCTCGAGCCCATCCGCACCGTGCAGACGTTCCTGGCCCGGGCCGCGCCGCGCCAGGTGGTGGAGGCGGGGCTCGCCACGGATGCGCCCCCCCGCGTCCGCCGCGCGGTTCTCCAGGCGCTCTGCGGCTCGCGCGTGGACGGCGCCGTGGAGGTGCTCCGGCAGCTCTGCACGCGGCCGGAGCTGACGGCCTTGGACCGGGGCCTCCTCCTGGATCGGCTGGAGGCGCTCGGCGAGGACGTCTCCCTTCTGGACCGGGAGTGCACGCTTCCGCTCAAGGGCTGGGCGGAGCTCGCCCGGGTCGAGGGCGCGGACGTGGTGCCGAAGGACCTTCGCGGGCTCCCACTCGTCACCGCGCTCGCGCCGCTCGGGGATCTACCGGTGCGGTGGCTGCTCACGCAGGCCAGGGAGCTGGGGGAGGCGCGGCTGCCCCGCCCGTTCCGGCACCTGCTCGAGCGACACCTTCCTCCTCAGGCACTCCCCTCGCTCGGGCGGCACGCGCTGGAGAGCTGGCTCTCGGTGAAGGGCAAGACGGGCGCCGCCTGGATGCTCTCGCTGATCGCGGAGTACGGCGGGGACGAGGCGGTGACGACCCTCTGCCGCCAGATTGACACGTGGCGCCGCCACCAGAAGCCCAAGGCCAACACCGCCATCCGCGCCCTCGGCAGGATGGGCACCGTCTTCGCCCTCTCGCAACTGGAGCGCATCGCCTCCGCGGGCGGGAGGTACACCGAGTCGCTCGTGCAGAACGCACGCGAGGGGCTCGCGGAGGCCGCGGCCGTGCGTGGCCTGACACCCGAGCAGCTGCGCGAGGAGCTGGTGCCGGACCTGGGCCTCACGCTGGAAGGCCTGGTGGCGGACCTGGGCCCCCGCCGGCTCCGGGTGAAGGTGCGGGCGGACCTCTCGCTGGAGGTGCACCACGAGGGCGGCAGGGTGACGCAGTCCTTCCCGGCCCTCCGCAAGGACGAGGACCCGGTGAAGCACGCGGAGGGAAAGCAGCGCTTCGACGTGCTCCGCAAGAACCTCCAGCCGGTGCTGAAGGCGCAGCTCGCGCGGCTCGAGGAGGTGCTCTTCGTCCAGGACGACTACCCGCGGGAGCGCTGGCAGCGGCTCTTCCCGCGCCACCCGGTGCTGCGGCTCGCCATCCAGCCCGTGCTCTGGTCCCGGCTCACGCCCACGGGCGAGGTGGTGGGCTCGTTCCGCGTCGCGGAGGACGGGACGCTGGTGGACGCGCAGAACGCGGAGGTGCGCCTGCACCCCTCCGAGCGCGTTGGCCTCTGGCACCCGGTGCTGGAGGATGCGCGCACGCACGCGCTGTGGGGGGAGCACCTGGCGGACTACCGGCTCGTGCAGCCCTTCCGCCAGCTCCAGCGCGAGGCCCTCCGGCCCACCGACGCGGAGCGCGGGGCCACGGCCATTATCCGCTTCCAGGGCGTGTCCCTGTGGGCCAGCCGGCTGAGGAACACCCTGGAGCGGCTCGGGTGCAGGGCCCCGGTGGGGGAGAGCGGCATGCTCCACGAGCACGCGCGCGCCCTGCCGAACCACGGGGTGGCCTTCCGCGTGCTCCACTCCCCCATCCAGCGGCGGTTCGAGCTGGAAGAGCGGGTGGAACTGGGGCAACTCGAGTACACGCTCGAGCCGCAGTACCGGCAGCGCCACGGCCTCGCACAGGAGGGCCAGCCCACGCTCGGGGAACTGCCGCCGGTGCTGTGCGCGTGTCTACTCGAAGTGATGCGCTCGCTGGCGCTCCAGGCGGACACGCCCTGA
- a CDS encoding oxygenase MpaB family protein — MSTDIQMMDVHKTNQLLEAMRAQVDPLADEVIQELFARGEVGSANVWMSYLMRHGAAGMERVPEPLRGYFERSGRLPAWVDRELLSEGQALFHRCGPLAVVALVGAALPTCYAGAQGVQVLHLTSRMETDILRRIVETAQMVVDVMGPGGLEEDGWGIRDAQRVRLMHAAVRHLVRRSGRWDDAWGQPVNQEDMAGTLFTFSVVTLRALRKLGYTPSAREAQAYYHTWRVVGFLMGVDERLLPASLEEGERLADAIFGRVFAPSAQGREMTRVLIERLDHLVPGQVFEGLAATLIRHLVGEETADLLAVPPSDWSHSVLKPLWLLGWLVEGSECSELTARMCELFGRKLVEGLVWMGRSGSRPPFRIPEVLQESWRVRSLEERARMREEPESLLERSSA; from the coding sequence ATGTCGACGGACATCCAGATGATGGACGTACACAAGACGAATCAACTGCTGGAGGCCATGAGGGCGCAGGTGGATCCGCTCGCGGACGAGGTCATCCAGGAGCTGTTCGCGCGGGGCGAGGTGGGCTCGGCGAACGTGTGGATGTCCTATCTGATGAGGCATGGCGCGGCGGGGATGGAGCGGGTGCCCGAGCCGCTGCGGGGCTACTTCGAGCGGAGCGGGCGGTTGCCTGCCTGGGTGGACCGCGAGCTGTTGAGCGAGGGCCAGGCGCTGTTCCACCGGTGTGGGCCGTTGGCGGTGGTGGCGCTGGTGGGGGCGGCGCTGCCCACGTGCTACGCGGGGGCGCAGGGCGTGCAGGTGTTGCACCTGACGTCGCGCATGGAGACGGACATCCTGCGCCGCATCGTGGAGACGGCGCAGATGGTGGTGGATGTGATGGGCCCGGGGGGATTGGAGGAGGACGGGTGGGGGATTCGCGACGCGCAGCGGGTGCGGCTGATGCATGCGGCCGTGCGCCATCTGGTGCGCCGGAGTGGCCGGTGGGATGACGCGTGGGGCCAGCCCGTCAACCAGGAGGACATGGCGGGCACGCTGTTCACCTTCTCGGTGGTGACGCTGCGCGCGTTGAGGAAGCTGGGCTACACGCCCTCGGCGCGCGAGGCGCAGGCGTACTACCACACGTGGCGGGTGGTGGGCTTCCTCATGGGCGTGGACGAGCGCCTGTTGCCCGCGAGCCTCGAGGAGGGCGAGCGTCTGGCGGACGCCATCTTCGGGCGGGTGTTCGCCCCCAGCGCGCAGGGCCGGGAGATGACGCGCGTGCTCATCGAGCGGTTGGATCACCTCGTGCCGGGCCAGGTGTTCGAGGGACTGGCGGCCACGCTCATCCGCCACCTGGTGGGGGAGGAGACGGCGGATCTGCTCGCGGTGCCGCCCTCGGACTGGTCGCACTCGGTGCTCAAGCCGTTGTGGTTGCTGGGGTGGCTGGTGGAGGGCAGCGAGTGCAGTGAATTGACGGCGAGGATGTGCGAGCTGTTTGGCCGCAAGCTGGTGGAGGGCCTGGTGTGGATGGGCCGGAGCGGCAGCCGGCCGCCCTTCCGCATTCCGGAGGTGCTGCAGGAGTCCTGGCGGGTCCGGAGCCTCGAGGAGCGTGCGAGGATGCGCGAGGAGCCCGAATCCCTGCTGGAGAGATCGTCCGCGTGA
- a CDS encoding OB-fold protein, giving the protein MQTTGTITYIRKDMLNDAYLVFSDGASFEAVRVQCALGKVQAAKAASLSKGARVTIRGRVAGLMMDVLVRDCELVGQ; this is encoded by the coding sequence ATCCAGACGACCGGCACCATCACCTACATCAGGAAGGACATGCTCAACGACGCCTACCTGGTGTTCAGCGACGGTGCCTCGTTCGAAGCCGTCCGGGTGCAGTGCGCCCTCGGGAAAGTCCAGGCGGCGAAGGCGGCCTCTCTCTCCAAGGGCGCGCGCGTCACCATCCGCGGCCGCGTCGCGGGCCTGATGATGGATGTCCTCGTACGCGACTGCGAACTCGTCGGCCAGTAG
- a CDS encoding SMP-30/gluconolactonase/LRE family protein: MSGTSQVRRVLRARALNGESPVWDERSGRLFWVCLREPALHAFDPRTGEDTAWKMPAWIGCLGLTPTGAVVALRTGLFEFTLGDGSLRFLAPTPFDSRRFVFNDGGVDRQGRLWAGPMYEPLEPGDASDAPRALPFWRYDGAGKWHPGTAPVQTANSMTWSPDGRTMYHGDTSQKTIWASDYDTETGTPSNFRVFARITEGTGPDGATVDSEGFVWCAIHGDGKVVRFDPSGRVEREVRMPVQYPTMPTFGGEGLRTVFVTSANHTLSEEEKRQRPEEGNLFAFEAPVPGVPRADFRPPGT, from the coding sequence ATGAGTGGAACGAGTCAGGTGCGGCGCGTGCTTCGGGCCCGGGCCCTCAATGGGGAGAGCCCTGTCTGGGATGAGCGCTCGGGCCGCCTGTTCTGGGTGTGTCTGCGCGAGCCCGCGCTGCATGCCTTCGATCCGAGGACGGGCGAGGACACCGCCTGGAAGATGCCCGCGTGGATCGGCTGTCTGGGGCTGACGCCCACCGGAGCCGTGGTGGCGCTGCGCACCGGCTTGTTCGAGTTCACCCTGGGCGACGGCTCGCTGCGCTTCCTCGCGCCCACGCCCTTCGATTCGCGCCGCTTCGTCTTCAACGATGGAGGGGTGGATCGGCAGGGCCGCTTGTGGGCCGGGCCCATGTACGAGCCGCTCGAGCCCGGAGACGCGAGCGACGCGCCGCGCGCCCTGCCCTTCTGGCGCTACGACGGCGCGGGGAAGTGGCACCCGGGCACGGCGCCCGTGCAGACGGCGAACTCGATGACGTGGAGCCCGGACGGGCGGACGATGTACCACGGCGACACGTCACAGAAGACCATCTGGGCCTCGGACTACGACACGGAGACGGGCACGCCGTCGAACTTCCGCGTCTTCGCGCGCATCACCGAGGGCACGGGTCCGGATGGCGCCACGGTGGACAGTGAAGGCTTCGTGTGGTGCGCCATCCACGGCGACGGGAAGGTGGTGCGATTCGATCCCTCGGGCCGCGTGGAGCGCGAGGTGCGCATGCCGGTGCAGTACCCCACCATGCCCACCTTCGGGGGCGAGGGGCTGCGCACGGTCTTCGTCACCTCGGCCAATCACACGCTGAGCGAGGAGGAGAAGCGCCAGCGGCCCGAGGAGGGCAACCTGTTCGCCTTCGAGGCTCCCGTGCCGGGCGTGCCCCGCGCCGACTTCCGCCCGCCCGGGACGTGA
- a CDS encoding sensor histidine kinase encodes MKLRMRLALTTVAVAIPVALCMGWIHLVLETRAVETALSEYALAHMAGEGREQCEAAPDTWSLEGSRARRPPPPERPKGPPPERGWGPPPRPREPRGNTRLFAYDPDLTARNPQAPPLEPSLARAMRQGEDVAGQALGWGGPNDARDVLVRMPWSSGPCAFVLVRMSGRPGPGPSWYSPIPPEFWLLPTVMSLVGVLLALGPVVRRLRQLTGEVKVFVRSTYQGPITVHGDDEISELALAFDEAGRAIHAQIDLKEKREQTLRSFLQNTTHDVMIPLTVLQGHLAEMQQRAARGEPVEREVIAAASQEAHYMAALLHNLGAAARLEAGEPGMQRAPVDLNALVGRCIGRHRPIARQQGVQLEHAVPEPPVLVLGDDTLIEQAVSNVIYNAVRYNARGGHVAVVLEREPGATFRLRVLDDGPGIPEHELPHILERHVRGDAARTRGPGGHGLGLAIASRVTVLHGWSLKLGRSEYGGLQVDFLGEESAPGQKDA; translated from the coding sequence GTGAAGCTGCGCATGCGGCTGGCCCTCACCACCGTGGCGGTGGCCATCCCCGTCGCGCTCTGCATGGGGTGGATCCACCTGGTCCTCGAGACACGCGCCGTGGAGACCGCCCTGTCCGAGTACGCCCTCGCGCACATGGCCGGCGAGGGACGCGAGCAGTGCGAGGCCGCCCCTGACACCTGGAGCCTCGAGGGCTCGCGCGCCCGGCGTCCTCCCCCGCCCGAGCGCCCCAAGGGCCCTCCTCCCGAGAGAGGCTGGGGTCCCCCACCCCGGCCCCGCGAGCCCCGGGGAAACACGCGGCTGTTCGCGTACGACCCGGACCTCACGGCGCGCAACCCCCAGGCGCCCCCGTTGGAGCCCTCGCTCGCGCGCGCCATGCGACAGGGTGAGGACGTGGCCGGCCAGGCCCTCGGCTGGGGAGGACCCAATGACGCCCGGGATGTCCTCGTGCGCATGCCCTGGAGCAGCGGACCGTGCGCCTTCGTGCTCGTGCGGATGTCGGGGCGCCCCGGACCGGGACCTTCCTGGTACTCGCCCATTCCACCGGAGTTCTGGCTCCTGCCCACGGTGATGTCGCTCGTGGGCGTGCTGCTCGCGCTGGGGCCGGTGGTGCGCCGCCTGCGCCAGCTCACCGGGGAGGTGAAGGTCTTCGTGCGCAGCACCTACCAGGGCCCCATCACCGTGCACGGAGACGATGAGATCTCCGAGCTGGCGCTCGCCTTCGACGAGGCGGGCCGCGCCATCCACGCGCAGATCGATTTGAAGGAGAAGCGCGAGCAGACGCTGCGCTCCTTCCTGCAGAACACCACGCATGACGTGATGATCCCCCTCACGGTGCTCCAGGGGCACCTGGCCGAGATGCAGCAGCGCGCGGCACGGGGCGAGCCGGTGGAGCGCGAGGTCATCGCGGCGGCCAGCCAGGAGGCGCACTACATGGCGGCGCTGCTGCACAACCTGGGGGCCGCGGCCCGGCTGGAAGCGGGCGAGCCCGGGATGCAGCGCGCGCCAGTGGACCTCAACGCCCTGGTGGGCCGGTGCATCGGCCGCCACCGCCCCATCGCGCGCCAGCAGGGCGTGCAGTTGGAGCACGCCGTGCCCGAGCCGCCCGTGCTCGTCCTCGGGGATGACACCCTCATCGAGCAGGCGGTGAGCAACGTCATCTACAACGCCGTGCGCTACAACGCGCGCGGGGGCCACGTGGCGGTGGTGCTCGAGCGCGAGCCCGGCGCCACCTTCCGGCTGCGCGTGCTGGACGACGGGCCCGGCATCCCCGAGCACGAGCTGCCCCACATCCTCGAGCGCCACGTGCGCGGCGACGCGGCGCGCACCCGCGGGCCGGGAGGACACGGGCTGGGGCTCGCCATCGCCTCGCGGGTGACGGTGCTGCACGGCTGGAGCCTGAAGCTGGGCCGCTCCGAGTACGGAGGACTCCAGGTGGACTTCCTCGGCGAGGAGTCGGCCCCCGGACAGAAGGACGCGTGA
- a CDS encoding serine/threonine protein kinase, whose protein sequence is MTTHALHPDQLKPGDMVGPWLITQVLGRGGSSRVFKVERDGQPYSMKVALRPLSDSRAHLFEDKYPEEAYVEEKNTYRRLAREAAALFTYSSHPNLLRVYGVDFWPSPSTGYPFLVTDYVDGDTWHEWRWRTPPHALRLVRTFSDVVRTVGALHARGVYHRDLKAENILIRRADGRPFLIDFGTARLPGALTQTMGLPEGVLHLLPPELLAYARTEAWKRGQPFQGGASADLYALGVLLYQALTDLHPFNPELPDKELVAAIATVPPMAPHLLNPLAPRALSDIAMKLLEKRPEDRYPSTQALLQALEEAAEKGSSSPAWKVPLFPAEEGLEDPPPQEEEERVPSPGWPEPEPEGPQEVQPPGEDKGPQPQAASAAQGAPPPSPEEPAQQEPPAAADPPRRAWGSRLLFGMVGLSVLGLALGLVLATLAPPPAALPPGLGRSAKGSPPMSTTSPRSSSSSLLAAWLCATAGLGCPAVQVKPPESADCPQEATEAMEALELRTGSRLEAIIDINQPGEFGEAGVYQDGPVISRITRGDDSNLPEGTLLHGQLWTGPSIDEVWGEEKRPAVMGRYTQAVLPDGRKYPVCIVLGDRDGRIAGEEGSKPGAFILSRNVPVSAVWRWP, encoded by the coding sequence ATGACGACGCATGCCCTGCACCCGGACCAGCTCAAGCCCGGCGACATGGTGGGGCCCTGGCTCATCACCCAGGTGCTGGGCCGCGGCGGCTCCTCGCGCGTCTTCAAGGTGGAGCGCGACGGCCAGCCCTACTCCATGAAGGTGGCGCTGCGTCCCCTCTCCGATTCCCGGGCGCACCTCTTCGAGGACAAGTACCCGGAAGAGGCGTACGTGGAGGAGAAGAACACTTACCGTCGGCTGGCGCGCGAGGCCGCGGCCCTCTTCACCTATTCCTCCCACCCCAACCTGCTGCGCGTGTACGGGGTGGACTTCTGGCCCAGCCCCAGCACGGGCTACCCCTTCCTCGTCACCGACTACGTGGACGGGGACACCTGGCACGAGTGGCGTTGGCGTACGCCCCCGCACGCCCTCCGGTTGGTGCGCACCTTCAGTGATGTGGTGCGCACCGTGGGCGCGCTGCACGCGCGCGGCGTCTACCACCGGGACTTGAAGGCGGAGAACATCCTCATCCGCCGCGCGGACGGCCGCCCCTTCCTCATCGACTTCGGCACCGCGCGCCTGCCCGGTGCCCTCACTCAAACCATGGGCCTGCCCGAGGGCGTGCTGCACCTGCTTCCGCCGGAGCTGCTCGCCTACGCGCGCACCGAGGCGTGGAAGCGGGGCCAGCCCTTCCAGGGCGGTGCGAGCGCGGACCTGTATGCGCTGGGAGTGTTGCTCTACCAGGCCCTCACGGACCTGCACCCCTTCAACCCGGAGCTGCCGGACAAGGAGTTGGTAGCGGCCATCGCCACCGTCCCTCCCATGGCCCCCCACCTCCTCAACCCCCTGGCACCGCGCGCCTTGAGCGACATCGCCATGAAGCTGTTGGAGAAGCGGCCCGAGGACCGCTACCCCAGCACCCAGGCGCTGCTCCAGGCGTTGGAGGAGGCCGCCGAGAAGGGGAGCTCGTCCCCCGCCTGGAAGGTGCCGCTCTTTCCCGCCGAGGAGGGCCTGGAGGATCCACCACCCCAGGAGGAAGAAGAAAGGGTGCCTTCACCGGGGTGGCCGGAGCCGGAGCCCGAGGGGCCTCAAGAGGTACAGCCGCCTGGCGAGGACAAAGGGCCGCAGCCGCAAGCCGCGAGCGCGGCTCAGGGCGCGCCCCCACCTTCACCTGAGGAGCCGGCACAGCAGGAGCCTCCCGCCGCTGCCGACCCTCCGCGCCGCGCCTGGGGGTCCCGGCTCCTCTTCGGAATGGTGGGCCTGAGCGTGCTCGGCCTTGCCTTGGGGTTGGTGCTCGCCACACTCGCGCCCCCGCCCGCGGCGCTGCCGCCCGGGCTTGGCCGCTCCGCGAAAGGAAGTCCCCCCATGTCCACCACCTCTCCCCGTTCCTCTTCCTCGAGTCTCCTCGCCGCTTGGTTGTGCGCCACCGCCGGACTGGGGTGCCCCGCTGTGCAGGTGAAGCCTCCGGAGTCCGCGGACTGCCCCCAGGAGGCCACCGAGGCGATGGAGGCGTTGGAGCTCCGGACGGGCAGTCGACTGGAGGCGATCATCGACATCAACCAGCCCGGTGAATTCGGTGAGGCAGGCGTCTACCAGGACGGCCCCGTCATCAGCCGCATTACCCGGGGAGACGACAGCAACCTGCCGGAGGGGACGCTGCTCCACGGCCAGCTCTGGACGGGCCCCAGCATCGACGAGGTGTGGGGGGAAGAGAAGCGGCCAGCCGTCATGGGCCGCTACACCCAGGCCGTGCTGCCGGATGGCCGGAAGTACCCGGTGTGCATCGTGCTAGGCGACCGGGATGGACGCATCGCCGGAGAGGAGGGCTCCAAGCCGGGGGCCTTCATCCTCAGCCGAAACGTGCCGGTGAGCGCCGTCTGGCGCTGGCCGTGA
- a CDS encoding DUF2381 family protein, translated as MGVASDVRLLRWTLEVSTLARLLPWLPLALLWMGAAAAAQPQPPTRERQERRVTLPSNPEEPVPEVRVAAGIATYLRFDMPVDRAAVEVEGRPVRFKWVEAGDTLIGLEPSVDLGAEEKLVVRVRYRDGASPARATLALVTRPGVVDKEVEVVRRPRTLEALEAKLVEKEAELAALKAQCGASGHAGLIFSGQLDVEGVRARRLEGGTTSPQNGLKYLGGEAYRADRWALAVVRVRNLPGQLPWVPGTALLTRKDGTSVKGLSMAMDKVQLAPGEEGLVAVETEAHLWRAEDVLRLELTDKSGHRHLSIPNVKL; from the coding sequence GTGGGCGTCGCTAGCGACGTACGTCTGCTACGGTGGACCTTGGAGGTATCCACCCTGGCCCGACTTCTCCCGTGGCTACCGCTTGCGCTCCTCTGGATGGGCGCCGCGGCGGCAGCTCAGCCCCAGCCCCCCACCCGCGAGCGCCAGGAGCGGCGTGTCACCCTGCCCAGCAACCCCGAGGAGCCGGTGCCAGAGGTGCGCGTGGCCGCCGGCATCGCCACGTACCTGCGCTTCGACATGCCCGTGGACAGGGCTGCGGTGGAGGTGGAGGGACGCCCCGTCCGCTTCAAGTGGGTGGAGGCAGGAGACACCCTCATCGGCCTGGAGCCCTCGGTGGACTTGGGCGCCGAGGAGAAGCTGGTGGTGCGCGTGCGCTACCGGGACGGCGCCTCCCCAGCCCGGGCCACGCTCGCGCTGGTGACACGACCGGGGGTGGTGGACAAGGAGGTGGAGGTGGTGCGCCGCCCGCGTACGCTCGAGGCGCTGGAGGCCAAGCTGGTGGAGAAGGAGGCGGAGCTCGCGGCGCTGAAGGCCCAGTGTGGGGCGAGCGGGCACGCTGGACTCATTTTCTCGGGGCAGCTCGACGTGGAAGGTGTACGGGCCCGACGCCTCGAGGGTGGGACGACAAGCCCCCAGAATGGCCTGAAGTACTTAGGAGGAGAGGCGTACCGCGCCGACCGCTGGGCGCTCGCCGTCGTCCGCGTGCGCAACCTGCCAGGCCAACTACCCTGGGTGCCCGGCACCGCGCTCCTCACCCGAAAGGACGGCACCTCGGTGAAGGGGCTCTCCATGGCCATGGACAAAGTGCAGCTCGCTCCCGGCGAGGAGGGCCTCGTGGCGGTGGAGACAGAGGCGCACCTCTGGAGAGCGGAGGACGTTCTCCGCTTGGAACTCACAGACAAGAGCGGCCACCGGCACCTCTCCATTCCCAACGTCAAGCTGTAG
- a CDS encoding DMT family transporter yields the protein MNPYVLLGISILMEVVATSSLRASESFTRLVPSVVVVVGYGTAFYVMSHALKSLPLGFSYAVWSGVGTALTAMIGWFYFRDAFHWSGLVGIGLIIAGVVVLNVGGTVRH from the coding sequence GTGAACCCCTATGTGTTGTTGGGCATTTCGATTCTCATGGAGGTGGTGGCGACCTCCTCGTTGCGAGCGAGCGAGAGCTTCACCCGGCTGGTGCCGAGCGTGGTGGTGGTGGTCGGGTATGGCACGGCCTTCTACGTGATGAGTCACGCGTTGAAGTCGCTGCCGCTGGGGTTCTCGTACGCGGTGTGGAGCGGCGTGGGCACGGCCCTCACTGCCATGATTGGCTGGTTTTACTTCCGGGATGCGTTCCACTGGAGCGGGCTGGTGGGCATTGGCCTCATCATCGCGGGGGTGGTGGTGCTCAACGTGGGGGGGACGGTGCGGCACTGA